The following coding sequences lie in one Thermoleophilaceae bacterium genomic window:
- a CDS encoding SDR family NAD(P)-dependent oxidoreductase, which produces MSEPRITPGSRAQIGRLNSLIVAAIWRAAGTERPPNLFTTLARHRRLFRAWLRFGGALMPRGKLRRVDTELVILRVAHNTRAEYERRHHERLGRESGLSDDQIAAIDRDDASGATWSARQRLLLKAADELHLLRDLSDDLWAELRGEFSDEELIELCMLVGHYEMLAMTIASLRVQPDEQRSRSPRSEGESLEGRRVLITGAARGIGAATARRLHERGAKVVLAGIEPELLGRVAADCGNALAVVCDVRDREQVEGAVEAAVQKLGGLDVVIANAGVAAQLPILGGNPEVFERTIEVNLLGVYYTLRAAAPHIAHERGYALAISSLAAAVHAPLLGAYSASKAGVEALADTLRIELDSTGARVGVAYFAQLETDMTRRGFGTHAAEEMSAASGPFDRVTPLEVGVNAIVRGIERRSRQVVAPSWVAAVLPLRMLAQRAVDRASQRGLRRALEIAREEDAPLTTSLDARQTASRA; this is translated from the coding sequence ATGAGCGAGCCGCGGATCACACCCGGCAGCCGCGCTCAGATCGGCCGCCTGAATTCCCTGATCGTCGCCGCCATATGGCGCGCCGCCGGCACCGAGCGGCCGCCCAATCTGTTCACCACCCTGGCGCGGCATCGACGCCTGTTCCGCGCGTGGCTTCGCTTCGGCGGCGCGCTGATGCCGCGCGGAAAGCTGCGGCGCGTGGATACCGAGCTCGTGATTCTCCGCGTGGCACACAACACCCGCGCGGAGTACGAGCGCCGCCATCACGAGCGGCTCGGACGCGAGAGCGGGCTGAGCGACGACCAGATCGCCGCCATCGATCGCGACGACGCTTCTGGCGCGACCTGGAGCGCGCGCCAGCGGCTCCTGCTCAAGGCCGCCGACGAGCTGCACCTGCTGCGCGACCTGTCGGATGATCTCTGGGCGGAGCTGCGCGGGGAATTCTCCGACGAGGAGCTGATCGAGCTGTGCATGCTCGTCGGCCACTACGAGATGCTCGCCATGACGATCGCCAGCCTCCGCGTGCAGCCGGACGAGCAGCGCAGCCGCTCCCCGCGGAGCGAGGGCGAGAGCCTCGAGGGACGCCGCGTGCTGATCACGGGCGCCGCGCGCGGCATCGGCGCCGCCACGGCGCGCCGGCTGCACGAACGCGGCGCGAAGGTTGTGCTCGCCGGCATCGAACCCGAACTCCTCGGCCGCGTGGCGGCGGACTGCGGCAACGCGCTCGCCGTGGTGTGCGACGTGCGCGACCGCGAGCAGGTGGAGGGCGCCGTGGAGGCAGCGGTGCAGAAGCTCGGCGGGCTCGACGTGGTGATCGCCAACGCCGGCGTGGCCGCGCAGCTGCCGATCCTCGGAGGCAATCCCGAGGTGTTCGAGCGCACGATTGAGGTGAACCTGCTCGGCGTGTACTACACGCTGCGGGCGGCCGCGCCCCACATCGCGCACGAGCGTGGCTACGCGCTCGCGATCTCCTCGCTCGCCGCCGCCGTGCACGCGCCGCTGCTCGGCGCGTACAGCGCGTCGAAGGCGGGAGTGGAGGCGCTGGCGGACACGCTTCGGATCGAGCTGGACTCCACGGGCGCGCGCGTGGGAGTGGCGTACTTCGCTCAGCTCGAGACCGACATGACGCGTCGCGGCTTCGGCACGCATGCCGCCGAGGAGATGAGCGCCGCGTCCGGGCCGTTCGACCGGGTCACGCCGCTCGAGGTGGGCGTGAACGCGATCGTGCGCGGGATCGAGCGGCGCTCGCGCCAGGTGGTGGCGCCCAGCTGGGTGGCCGCCGTCCTCCCGCTGCGGATGCTCGCGCAGCGCGCGGTCGATCGCGCGTCGCAGCGAGGGCTCCGGCGCGCGCTCGAGATCGCCCGCGAAGAGGACGCGCCGCTCACCACCAGCCTTGACGCACGGCAGACCGCCTCGCGCGCCTGA
- a CDS encoding MFS transporter translates to MSEGSSRRLAVLLAMAMFVLVVDTSLMNVSIAKVVEDLGTTVSGVQSAIALEALVSAAFILIGSKVGDLIGRKRAFVLGLLGYALGALAMALAQSLTAIIVFWAIIGGFGASLLLPAMQSLIHGNFEGDAQKKAYALVGAAAAIAAAVGPLLGGFLTTFLSWRVGFLMEDVVIIVVLSGLKLIRDVPYTGPRGVDVVGALLSAVGMAGVVIGILVWQEGGEFVGLLIAVGLVGLGSLARWLVRRKREGKPTLLDPGLFKHDLFRLGISSQMLQNIALGGAMIALPIFLQMVLEYNALQTGLTLAPLSLTMFGMAVLAGKRAGRRRPAGVIRAGWIALIVGLVVLILVVPRAHSGWALVVPLILAGAGLGLLVSQLNNYTLSPISNERVSEAAGVNSAAGSFGLSFGLAFAGAIMLATLSIAFTQEAQDSTVLPARVQNQVSDALEHDAQVMSNTQLKEQLAHESPRVQDEIIRINTDARPLALQVALGVPLLASLLGFFVSSRMMRRPDPVASEAAEMAMG, encoded by the coding sequence ATGAGCGAGGGATCCAGCCGCCGCCTGGCGGTGCTGCTGGCCATGGCGATGTTCGTGCTCGTGGTCGACACGTCGCTGATGAACGTGTCGATCGCGAAGGTGGTGGAGGACCTCGGCACCACCGTCAGTGGCGTGCAGAGCGCCATCGCGCTCGAGGCGCTTGTGTCGGCCGCGTTCATCCTGATCGGCAGCAAGGTGGGCGATCTCATCGGCCGCAAGCGGGCCTTCGTGCTCGGCCTGCTCGGTTACGCGCTCGGCGCGCTCGCGATGGCCCTCGCCCAGAGCCTCACGGCGATCATCGTGTTCTGGGCGATCATCGGCGGCTTCGGCGCCTCGCTGCTCCTGCCCGCGATGCAGTCGCTGATCCACGGCAACTTCGAGGGCGACGCGCAGAAGAAGGCGTACGCGCTGGTCGGCGCGGCGGCGGCCATTGCGGCCGCTGTCGGGCCGCTGCTCGGCGGTTTCCTCACCACCTTCCTGTCGTGGCGGGTGGGGTTCCTCATGGAGGACGTGGTGATCATCGTCGTGCTGAGTGGCCTGAAGCTCATCCGCGATGTGCCGTACACCGGGCCTCGCGGTGTGGACGTGGTGGGCGCGCTGCTGTCGGCAGTGGGCATGGCCGGCGTGGTGATCGGCATCCTCGTCTGGCAGGAGGGCGGCGAGTTCGTGGGTCTCCTGATCGCGGTGGGGCTGGTGGGCCTGGGCTCGCTCGCCCGCTGGCTCGTTCGGCGCAAGCGCGAAGGCAAGCCCACCCTCCTCGATCCCGGCCTCTTCAAGCACGATCTGTTCCGGCTTGGGATCTCGTCCCAGATGCTGCAGAACATCGCCCTCGGAGGGGCGATGATCGCCCTTCCGATCTTCCTGCAGATGGTGCTGGAGTACAACGCGCTTCAGACCGGTCTGACGCTCGCGCCGCTCTCGCTCACGATGTTCGGCATGGCTGTCCTCGCTGGTAAGCGGGCGGGCCGGCGGCGCCCCGCCGGTGTGATCCGCGCCGGCTGGATCGCACTGATCGTCGGACTCGTGGTTCTCATCCTGGTGGTTCCGCGGGCGCATTCCGGCTGGGCACTCGTGGTGCCGCTCATCCTCGCCGGGGCGGGGCTGGGCCTGCTCGTGTCGCAGCTCAACAACTACACGCTCTCGCCCATCTCGAACGAGCGGGTGAGCGAGGCCGCCGGGGTGAACTCGGCGGCGGGATCCTTCGGCCTGTCCTTCGGCCTCGCCTTCGCCGGCGCGATCATGCTCGCCACGCTGTCGATCGCGTTCACGCAAGAGGCTCAGGACAGCACGGTCCTGCCGGCCCGCGTCCAGAACCAGGTGAGTGACGCGCTCGAGCACGATGCGCAGGTGATGAGCAACACCCAGCTCAAGGAGCAGCTCGCGCACGAGTCGCCGAGGGTGCAGGACGAGATCATCCGCATCAACACGGATGCGCGGCCGCTCGCCCTGCAGGTGGCGCTCGGCGTTCCGCTTCTCGCCAGCCTGCTCGGCTTCTTCGTCTCGTCACGGATGATGCGCCGGCCGGACCCGGTGGCCTCCGAGGCTGCCGAGATGGCCATGGGCTGA
- a CDS encoding cation:proton antiporter, translated as MGDWTLAAVTGILLAYIAARTLRPRALAPAIAFTGAGLVLGTEGLGWIQLAPSADSLKLLAEATLALVLFSDASRIDLRALRDGYAVPARLLGIGLPLTIVAGTLAALALLPHLLVAEAVVLAVVLAATDAALGQAVVTDERLPPSIRQGLNVESGLNDGLCVPVLIIALTLAQKEADRLTASAAVRVVAESLGYGVLMGAAAGLVAAVIHRRSRPTQDEERLEWGWLLSPVAAAFAYGLAAPLGGSGFIAAFVAGGVFGAFGGRRRHASQPEPTQDLGALLNAVTFVVFGAAFMKPLIQDVTWQIALYALLSLTVVRMLPVAIAMIGTRSRPATLLYLGWFGPRGLASIVFGVLVVHANTPHASTIVVATALTVTASIVLHGLSAAPLTGRYVRAVRRQADARGVEAAPAQLSVPAAAHWPGARRR; from the coding sequence ATGGGCGATTGGACGCTCGCCGCCGTTACGGGCATCCTGCTTGCTTACATTGCGGCGCGGACGTTGCGCCCGCGCGCGCTGGCGCCCGCCATCGCGTTCACGGGCGCCGGGCTCGTCCTGGGGACGGAGGGTCTCGGCTGGATCCAGCTCGCGCCTAGCGCCGACTCGCTCAAGCTGCTTGCCGAGGCCACGCTGGCGCTCGTGCTGTTCTCGGACGCCTCGCGGATCGACCTGCGGGCACTCCGGGACGGCTATGCGGTTCCCGCTCGCCTCCTGGGAATCGGGCTGCCGCTGACGATCGTGGCGGGCACCCTCGCTGCCCTCGCGCTCCTGCCGCACCTGCTCGTGGCGGAGGCGGTCGTGCTGGCGGTGGTGCTGGCCGCCACCGACGCCGCGCTCGGCCAGGCTGTTGTGACGGACGAGCGCCTGCCCCCGTCGATCCGTCAGGGGCTCAACGTCGAGAGCGGCCTCAACGACGGCCTGTGCGTGCCGGTGCTGATCATCGCGCTCACGCTCGCGCAGAAGGAGGCCGACCGGCTCACCGCGTCCGCGGCCGTGCGGGTGGTGGCCGAGTCGCTCGGCTACGGCGTGCTGATGGGCGCGGCCGCCGGTTTGGTCGCCGCGGTGATCCACCGCCGCTCGAGGCCAACCCAGGACGAGGAGCGGCTGGAGTGGGGCTGGCTCTTGTCACCGGTGGCTGCGGCGTTCGCCTACGGCCTTGCCGCGCCGCTCGGCGGCAGCGGCTTCATCGCGGCGTTCGTGGCCGGTGGGGTGTTCGGCGCCTTCGGCGGCAGGAGGCGGCATGCGAGCCAGCCGGAGCCCACTCAGGACCTGGGCGCCCTGCTCAACGCCGTGACCTTCGTGGTGTTCGGGGCGGCGTTCATGAAGCCGCTCATCCAGGATGTGACGTGGCAGATCGCGCTGTATGCGCTGCTGAGCCTCACGGTGGTGCGGATGCTGCCGGTGGCCATCGCGATGATCGGAACCCGGTCGAGACCAGCCACGCTTCTCTACCTCGGATGGTTCGGCCCGCGCGGGCTGGCCTCGATCGTGTTCGGCGTTCTGGTGGTCCACGCCAACACGCCTCATGCCTCGACGATCGTCGTCGCCACCGCACTCACCGTCACGGCGTCGATCGTCCTGCACGGCCTGAGCGCTGCACCGCTCACGGGGCGCTACGTCCGCGCGGTGCGGCGTCAGGCGGACGCCCGGGGCGTGGAGGCGGCGCCGGCGCAGTTGAGCGTTCCTGCAGCAGCGCACTGGCCGGGGGCGCGCCGGCGGTAG
- the sulP gene encoding sulfate permease: protein MQLNEPTNRGFARFVPAAGWLSGYDRSWLRTDLIAGVAVTALVVPKNLGYAEIAGVPVQNGLYAAAAGAILYALFCTSRQISTGPSSSLAAVAGGAVLATELGGKDAAQLVAAITLATGLLFLLVAVFRLGWIAQFLSKAVITGFLAGAAVDVVIGELPKLTGTSSKGDNAWREFGTWVGSLGDVHGTTLLVGGLSLGLILALRFAAPAVPGALVLVAGGLVASGLFDLASHGVAVVGHVPRGLPSPELPAWSVIKDHYATIAIAAAALLLIGFSQTAGDARAFAARHDYRIDVNQESIAQGVANVGAGVFQGMPVSTSLSASSLNEAAGARTPVASLATGGLVIATLIVLAPVFSHLPKAVLGAVIIDAVVFGMIDIPELRRLFRVTRFDFWVAMAAIVGVLSAGVLAGVVIGVALSLIWLIYVATRPGIPLLGREPGTQVFRDLHENPDDETFPGITVLRLDGGLFFATAEALEDRVRSLIENGGEQRALVLDLEGVNFVDSQGSAKLAELHRLAEAGGIALRLARVKPSVMSVLIADGIVNLVGAERIHGNVHRAVEGQLAEMT, encoded by the coding sequence ATGCAGCTCAACGAACCGACGAACCGAGGCTTTGCCCGCTTCGTCCCGGCCGCGGGCTGGCTGTCCGGCTACGACCGAAGCTGGCTGCGAACAGATCTGATCGCGGGCGTGGCGGTAACGGCGCTGGTGGTGCCGAAGAATCTCGGCTACGCCGAGATCGCGGGCGTGCCGGTGCAGAACGGGCTGTACGCGGCCGCCGCGGGGGCGATCCTGTACGCGCTCTTCTGCACCTCCCGGCAGATCTCCACCGGCCCGAGCTCGTCCCTCGCCGCCGTGGCGGGAGGCGCGGTGCTGGCCACCGAGCTGGGTGGAAAGGACGCCGCGCAGCTCGTGGCCGCGATCACGCTCGCCACCGGGCTGCTGTTCCTGCTCGTCGCGGTCTTCAGGCTGGGGTGGATCGCTCAGTTCCTGTCGAAGGCGGTGATCACCGGATTCCTGGCGGGCGCCGCCGTGGATGTGGTGATCGGTGAGCTGCCCAAGCTCACCGGCACGTCGTCCAAAGGTGACAACGCATGGCGAGAGTTCGGCACCTGGGTCGGATCGCTGGGCGACGTGCATGGGACGACGCTGCTCGTGGGCGGACTGTCGCTCGGGCTGATCCTCGCCCTGCGTTTCGCCGCCCCGGCGGTACCGGGCGCGCTGGTGCTCGTGGCCGGCGGGCTGGTGGCGTCCGGCCTGTTCGACCTCGCCTCCCACGGCGTTGCCGTTGTGGGGCACGTGCCGCGCGGCCTGCCCTCGCCCGAGCTGCCCGCCTGGAGCGTGATCAAGGACCACTACGCCACGATCGCCATCGCCGCAGCCGCGCTCCTGCTCATCGGCTTCTCCCAGACGGCGGGCGACGCCCGCGCGTTCGCCGCCCGCCACGACTATCGCATCGACGTCAACCAGGAGTCGATCGCACAGGGAGTGGCGAACGTGGGCGCCGGCGTGTTCCAGGGAATGCCGGTTTCCACGAGCCTCTCGGCCAGCTCGCTGAACGAGGCCGCGGGCGCGCGAACGCCGGTCGCGTCGCTCGCCACCGGGGGGCTCGTGATCGCGACGCTGATCGTGCTCGCCCCTGTGTTCTCGCACCTCCCGAAAGCGGTCCTCGGAGCGGTGATCATCGACGCTGTTGTCTTCGGGATGATCGACATTCCGGAGCTGCGCCGCCTCTTCCGTGTCACGCGCTTCGACTTCTGGGTCGCGATGGCCGCGATCGTGGGCGTGCTCTCCGCTGGAGTGCTCGCGGGCGTGGTGATCGGGGTCGCGCTCTCGCTCATCTGGCTGATCTATGTGGCCACCCGGCCCGGCATCCCGCTGCTCGGCCGCGAGCCCGGCACCCAGGTGTTCCGCGACCTCCACGAGAACCCCGACGACGAGACGTTCCCCGGCATCACCGTTCTGCGCCTCGACGGAGGTCTCTTCTTCGCCACAGCCGAGGCGCTGGAGGATCGGGTGCGCTCGCTCATTGAGAACGGTGGCGAACAGCGCGCGCTCGTGCTCGATCTGGAGGGCGTGAACTTCGTGGACTCCCAGGGCAGCGCAAAGCTCGCGGAGCTGCACCGGCTCGCGGAGGCCGGCGGGATCGCGCTGCGCCTCGCGAGGGTCAAGCCGAGCGTAATGTCGGTGCTGATCGCCGATGGCATTGTCAACCTTGTCGGCGCCGAGCGCATCCATGGCAACGTGCACCGTGCGGTGGAAGGACAACTCGCGGAGATGACCTGA
- a CDS encoding lysylphosphatidylglycerol synthase transmembrane domain-containing protein: MSDAPTGTLGDRVEQAIERHADTAAEIERGASQKPHRLRRNIIWLSVTGISLYLVFPSLVDTFSSWRQITRFSPLWLLVMFGLQVGSMACLWDLQRIALHAPRWKPVISAQLASNALSNIAPGGGPVGATLQYRLLVQSGLPGPSTAAALTAVNVLTFAVVLALPVLAIPSLIRGAVDRNLLEAGIAAIVVFAVVAGLGALFLTTDGPLEWIGRVVQRARNRIRPKSEPLHELPARLLRERDLILRTLGPHWKRALADSVGRWLLDYGSLLAALAAIGSHPRPSLVLIAFCAARALSNIPVTPGGLGFVEAGLTALLVLAGVKAGDAVIVTFAYRLFSYWLPLPFGILGYALAPRARTESGATPVRGPAT, from the coding sequence ATGAGCGACGCGCCGACAGGCACCCTCGGCGACCGTGTTGAGCAGGCCATCGAGCGCCACGCCGACACGGCGGCCGAGATCGAGCGCGGCGCAAGCCAGAAGCCGCACCGGCTCCGCCGCAACATCATCTGGCTGAGCGTCACCGGCATCTCGCTGTACCTCGTGTTCCCATCCCTGGTGGACACGTTCAGCTCATGGCGTCAGATCACGCGCTTCTCGCCCCTATGGCTCCTCGTGATGTTCGGGCTCCAGGTGGGCTCGATGGCGTGCCTCTGGGATCTGCAGCGCATCGCGCTGCATGCGCCGCGCTGGAAGCCGGTGATCTCCGCCCAGTTGGCGAGCAACGCGCTGTCGAACATCGCACCCGGCGGCGGCCCGGTGGGAGCCACTCTCCAGTACCGCCTGCTTGTGCAGAGCGGGCTGCCGGGACCGTCCACCGCCGCCGCGCTCACGGCCGTGAACGTGCTCACCTTCGCCGTGGTGCTCGCCCTGCCGGTGCTGGCGATCCCGAGCCTGATCCGCGGCGCGGTGGACCGCAACCTGCTCGAGGCGGGGATCGCGGCCATCGTGGTGTTCGCGGTGGTTGCCGGCCTCGGGGCTCTGTTCCTCACCACCGACGGGCCACTCGAGTGGATCGGGCGCGTGGTGCAGCGCGCACGAAACCGGATCCGGCCGAAGTCCGAACCGCTCCATGAGCTGCCGGCACGCCTGCTGCGCGAGCGCGACCTCATCCTCCGGACGCTCGGCCCGCACTGGAAGCGAGCGCTTGCGGACAGCGTGGGACGCTGGCTGCTCGACTACGGGTCGCTGCTCGCGGCGCTTGCGGCAATCGGCTCGCACCCGCGGCCCAGCCTCGTGCTGATCGCCTTCTGTGCCGCCCGTGCCCTCTCGAACATCCCGGTCACGCCGGGAGGGCTCGGCTTCGTGGAAGCCGGGTTGACTGCGCTACTCGTGCTGGCCGGCGTGAAGGCGGGTGACGCCGTGATCGTCACCTTCGCCTACCGGCTCTTCTCCTACTGGCTGCCGCTCCCGTTCGGGATCCTGGGCTACGCCCTCGCGCCTCGCGCACGAACGGAAAGCGGGGCCACGCCCGTGCGCGGCCCCGCCACCTGA
- a CDS encoding ATP-dependent Clp protease ATP-binding subunit, with protein sequence MNVRFVSGGTTGSASLCGVCAEEAAGQQRGLGPLGGMMGMSGLGPMGAAGGQAVRERPPRQRSGTPALDQFGRDLTAEALQGRIDPVIGRDEEIEQTVEILARRRKNNAVLIGEPGVGKTAIAEGLARRIAEGDVPERLQGARLVALDLAGMVAGSQFRGQFEQRLKAALEEVASSNGEVILFVDELHTVLGAGSPEGSMDAANMLKPALTRGDLSMVGATTLAEFRKIERDGALARRFSPVLVEEPSVEETVAILQGLRSAYEEHHAVAISDEAIEAAARLSDRYVTDQQLPDKAIDLIDQAAARLRLRAGGSGGELKALHARLAESHAEKDAAVDEENYERAAELRETIMEIESRIEELTQSPCADGERPDASGAITVCETDVAQVISGRTGIPVGELVEGELERLNTLEEDLHRRVVGQDKAVELVADTVRRARAGLSDGDQPLGSFLFLGPTGVGKTELVKALAERLFATEKALVRIDMSEYREPHTVARLIGSPPGYVGYGDGGQLTEPVRRRPYSVILLDEIEKAHPEVWNVLLQVLDDGRLTDGEGRTVDFTNTVIAMTSNLGAGRAKRPIGFSTGADSVESGDERMQAAAKRAFLPEFLNRIDEIVTFEALSPQQVEEICRLVVERVGERLFDEHGVTLEVSDELIARLAQDGFDEEFGARPLKRHVRRTLEKELTRAILDGRVATGTGVRAGLAEDGTVALAV encoded by the coding sequence GTGAACGTCCGCTTTGTGAGCGGCGGCACGACCGGCAGCGCCTCTCTCTGCGGCGTCTGTGCCGAGGAGGCAGCCGGGCAGCAGCGCGGACTTGGGCCCCTCGGCGGCATGATGGGCATGTCCGGCCTCGGCCCGATGGGCGCGGCCGGCGGCCAGGCGGTGCGTGAGCGGCCGCCCAGGCAGCGCTCAGGCACCCCCGCGCTCGACCAGTTCGGGCGCGATCTCACGGCGGAGGCCCTCCAGGGCCGCATCGACCCTGTGATCGGGCGCGACGAGGAGATCGAGCAGACGGTGGAGATCCTCGCCCGGCGGCGCAAGAACAACGCGGTACTGATCGGCGAGCCCGGGGTCGGCAAGACGGCGATCGCGGAGGGCCTCGCCCGGCGCATCGCCGAGGGTGACGTGCCCGAGCGCCTTCAGGGCGCGCGGCTCGTCGCGCTCGACCTCGCCGGGATGGTGGCCGGCAGCCAGTTCCGCGGCCAGTTCGAGCAGCGGCTGAAGGCGGCGCTCGAGGAGGTGGCGAGCTCGAACGGCGAGGTGATCCTGTTCGTGGACGAGCTGCACACGGTGCTCGGCGCCGGCTCGCCCGAGGGCTCGATGGACGCCGCGAACATGCTCAAGCCCGCGCTCACCCGCGGCGACCTGAGCATGGTCGGCGCCACCACGCTCGCCGAGTTCCGCAAGATCGAGCGGGACGGCGCGCTGGCCCGGCGCTTCTCGCCGGTGCTCGTGGAGGAGCCGTCGGTGGAGGAGACCGTCGCGATCCTCCAAGGTCTGCGCAGCGCGTACGAGGAGCACCACGCCGTGGCGATCTCCGACGAGGCGATTGAGGCGGCGGCCCGGCTCTCGGACCGCTACGTCACCGACCAGCAGCTGCCGGACAAGGCGATCGACCTGATCGACCAGGCGGCCGCGCGCCTGCGCCTCCGGGCGGGCGGCTCGGGTGGCGAGCTGAAGGCTCTGCACGCGCGGCTCGCCGAGTCGCACGCCGAGAAGGACGCGGCCGTGGACGAGGAGAACTACGAGCGGGCGGCGGAGCTGCGCGAGACGATCATGGAGATCGAGTCGCGCATCGAAGAGCTCACCCAGTCGCCGTGCGCCGATGGCGAACGGCCGGACGCGAGCGGCGCGATCACGGTCTGCGAGACGGATGTGGCTCAGGTGATCTCCGGCCGCACCGGCATCCCGGTGGGCGAGCTCGTGGAGGGTGAGCTCGAGCGCCTGAACACGCTCGAGGAGGATCTCCACCGGCGCGTGGTCGGCCAGGACAAGGCAGTCGAGCTCGTGGCGGACACGGTCCGGCGCGCGCGGGCAGGACTCTCCGACGGCGACCAGCCGCTCGGCAGCTTCCTGTTCCTCGGCCCGACCGGCGTTGGCAAGACCGAGCTGGTGAAGGCTCTGGCCGAGCGCCTGTTCGCCACCGAGAAGGCACTCGTCCGGATCGACATGTCCGAGTACCGCGAGCCGCACACGGTGGCGCGCCTGATCGGCTCGCCTCCGGGATACGTCGGCTACGGCGACGGCGGCCAGCTCACCGAGCCCGTCCGCAGGCGTCCGTACTCCGTGATCCTTCTCGACGAGATCGAGAAGGCGCACCCGGAGGTGTGGAACGTGCTGCTGCAGGTGCTGGACGACGGCCGGCTCACCGACGGCGAGGGACGCACCGTCGATTTCACCAACACGGTGATCGCGATGACATCCAACCTCGGCGCGGGCCGGGCCAAGCGGCCGATCGGCTTCAGCACGGGCGCCGACTCGGTGGAGAGCGGCGATGAGCGGATGCAGGCGGCCGCCAAGCGGGCGTTCCTGCCGGAGTTCCTCAACCGGATCGACGAGATCGTGACCTTCGAGGCGCTCTCACCGCAGCAGGTGGAGGAGATCTGCCGGCTGGTGGTGGAGCGCGTTGGCGAGCGGCTCTTCGACGAGCACGGCGTGACGCTCGAGGTGAGCGACGAGCTGATCGCGCGCCTGGCGCAGGACGGCTTCGACGAGGAGTTCGGGGCGCGGCCGCTCAAGCGGCACGTGCGCCGGACGCTCGAGAAGGAGCTCACCCGGGCGATCCTCGATGGCCGTGTGGCTACCGGCACCGGCGTGCGCGCCGGGCTCGCGGAGGACGGCACGGTGGCGCTCGCTGTGTGA
- a CDS encoding GAF domain-containing protein, producing MRKRTVASAEVGETLAGLAPAAPTPRMRNLLERLEAAQLSSATLLRAQGRVQQARRAEQFGARIRLTLDEPAAARRMHARSERLRAYPERRLLFEEALDAAMSFVGGDLGNIQLSHRGSTRLRIAFAHGFDAEFLEHFAVVDDDSSVCGRAAQRGAQTVIADVRHDPAFAAHGEIAAASGFQAVQSTPVLGPAGDLRGMISTHFRRAHRPQRRDLLMLEWYAERLGAVLADRTPRPDAGSLH from the coding sequence GTGCGCAAGCGGACAGTGGCGTCGGCCGAGGTGGGCGAGACTCTGGCGGGTCTCGCCCCGGCGGCCCCCACGCCACGGATGAGAAACCTGCTCGAGCGGCTGGAAGCGGCCCAGCTGTCCTCGGCAACCCTGCTGCGGGCGCAGGGAAGAGTTCAACAGGCGCGGCGGGCCGAGCAGTTCGGCGCACGAATTCGCCTGACGCTGGACGAGCCGGCCGCCGCGCGACGGATGCACGCTCGCAGCGAGAGGCTTCGCGCCTACCCCGAGCGGCGCCTGCTGTTCGAGGAGGCGCTGGACGCCGCCATGTCATTCGTGGGAGGCGACCTCGGCAACATCCAGCTGAGCCATCGAGGCAGCACCAGGCTGCGCATCGCCTTCGCTCACGGGTTCGATGCCGAGTTCCTCGAGCATTTCGCGGTGGTGGACGACGACTCGTCCGTATGCGGAAGGGCGGCGCAGCGTGGCGCGCAGACCGTGATCGCCGACGTGCGGCACGACCCGGCCTTCGCGGCGCACGGCGAGATCGCCGCGGCATCGGGTTTCCAGGCGGTGCAGTCCACACCGGTGCTGGGCCCGGCCGGCGATCTGCGCGGGATGATCTCCACCCACTTCCGCCGGGCTCACCGGCCGCAGCGGCGTGACCTTCTCATGCTGGAGTGGTACGCGGAGCGGCTTGGCGCGGTGCTCGCCGACAGGACCCCGCGACCTGATGCGGGCTCGCTTCATTAG